One part of the Vibrio palustris genome encodes these proteins:
- the dnaA gene encoding chromosomal replication initiator protein DnaA, translated as MSSSLWLQCLQQLQEELPATEFSMWVRPLQAELNDNTLTLFAPNRFVLDWVRDKYLHHINRLLQEHCGHDIPNLRFEVGSRPVETPKPLPTRSPADVAAESSAPAQLSRRQPVHKTWEDEEEAMASIHHRSNVNPKHKFNNFVEGKSNQLGLAAARQVSDNPGSAYNPLFLYGGTGLGKTHLLHAVGNAIVDNNPNAKVVYMHSERFVQDMVKALQNNAIEQFKRYYRSVDALLIDDIQFFANKERSQEEFFHTFNALLEGNQQIILTSDRYPKEINGVEDRLKSRFGWGLTVAIEPPELETRVAILMKKAEAHQIHLADEVAFFIAKRLRSNVRELEGALNRVIANANFTGRPITIDFVREALRDLLALQEKLVTIDNIQKTVAEYYKIKVADLLSKRRSRSVARPRQLAMALAKELTNHSLPEIGDAFGGRDHTTVLHACRKIQQLREESHDIKEDYSNLIRTLSS; from the coding sequence GTGTCGTCTTCGCTTTGGTTGCAATGTTTGCAACAGCTTCAAGAAGAGCTACCAGCAACAGAATTCAGTATGTGGGTTCGTCCGCTTCAAGCGGAGCTTAATGACAATACTCTCACTTTGTTTGCGCCTAACCGCTTTGTACTCGACTGGGTACGTGATAAGTATCTTCATCATATCAATCGTCTACTGCAAGAACATTGTGGGCACGATATTCCGAACCTGCGTTTTGAGGTTGGTAGTCGTCCGGTTGAAACGCCAAAACCACTGCCTACGCGCTCACCTGCGGATGTCGCTGCAGAGTCGTCTGCGCCAGCGCAATTGTCGCGTCGTCAACCCGTGCATAAAACTTGGGAAGATGAAGAAGAAGCGATGGCAAGCATTCATCATCGCTCGAATGTCAATCCTAAGCATAAGTTTAATAACTTTGTGGAAGGTAAATCGAACCAGTTAGGTTTAGCGGCAGCGCGACAAGTGTCTGATAATCCAGGCAGTGCTTATAATCCACTCTTTTTATATGGTGGTACTGGTTTAGGTAAAACACACTTATTGCATGCAGTCGGTAATGCGATTGTTGATAACAATCCGAATGCGAAAGTGGTGTATATGCATTCTGAGCGTTTTGTTCAGGATATGGTCAAAGCTTTACAAAATAACGCGATTGAACAATTCAAACGTTATTATCGTAGTGTCGATGCCTTACTAATTGATGATATCCAATTTTTTGCCAACAAAGAGCGTTCACAGGAAGAGTTTTTCCACACGTTTAATGCGCTATTGGAAGGCAATCAACAAATTATCTTAACTTCTGACCGTTATCCTAAAGAAATTAATGGGGTGGAAGATCGTTTGAAATCCCGTTTTGGTTGGGGATTGACGGTTGCGATAGAGCCGCCTGAATTAGAGACGCGAGTCGCGATTTTAATGAAAAAGGCGGAAGCTCACCAAATCCATTTAGCGGATGAAGTGGCGTTTTTTATTGCGAAAAGATTGCGTTCGAACGTTCGTGAATTGGAGGGGGCGTTGAACCGTGTGATTGCCAATGCTAACTTCACTGGTCGCCCGATTACGATCGACTTCGTACGCGAAGCGCTTCGTGATTTGCTCGCATTACAAGAAAAATTAGTCACCATTGATAATATTCAAAAAACAGTGGCTGAATATTATAAAATTAAGGTGGCGGATTTACTGTCAAAACGTCGTTCTCGCTCGGTTGCGCGTCCACGTCAGTTAGCGATGGCGTTAGCCAAAGAATTGACCAACCATAGTTTGCCAGAAATTGGTGATGCGTTTGGTGGACGAGATCATACGACCGTTTTGCATGCTTGTCGTAAGATTCAACAATTACGAGAAGAGAGCCACGACATTAAAGAAGACTATTCTAACTTAATCCGTACGCTTTCTTCTTAA